From the genome of Amycolatopsis sp. NBC_01488, one region includes:
- a CDS encoding STAS domain-containing protein, translated as MESASPPMLAIAVRSIGDTTVVGVAGDVDHVVRTMLRETMAAAVARRPRALVVDLTDVRFFGSVGLSALAGLHQTAAVAGIEVRLVATQRSVLMPLAITRVDDLFAIHPTVGDAVGHLGRPRVPGACHPGLGDG; from the coding sequence ATGGAATCTGCATCTCCGCCGATGCTGGCCATCGCCGTGAGGTCCATCGGCGATACCACGGTGGTCGGCGTGGCCGGGGACGTGGACCACGTCGTGCGCACGATGCTGCGCGAGACCATGGCCGCGGCTGTCGCCCGGCGGCCCCGGGCGCTGGTGGTCGACCTGACCGACGTGCGGTTCTTCGGCTCGGTCGGCCTGTCCGCGCTGGCCGGGCTGCACCAGACGGCGGCAGTGGCGGGGATCGAGGTGCGGCTGGTGGCGACCCAGCGCAGTGTGCTGATGCCGCTGGCGATCACCCGGGTCGACGATCTGTTCGCCATCCATCCCACCGTCGGGGACGCTGTCGGGCACCTTGGCCGGCCGCGGGTGCCCGGCGCCTGCCACCCCGGGCTCGGCGATGGGTGA
- a CDS encoding MarR family transcriptional regulator, which produces MNAVNEFRRTRAADQVAAAVADTAELLEILFERARDASPRPLSLSQVRAVVALDRHEGLNLRSLAALLGSTPPLASRLCDRLEAVGFLERLPHARNRRELVLRLSDSGRAYLQDLRARRRESLHSVLAALTADERDVLASGLRAFHAAANRDLVDGDNRAAGR; this is translated from the coding sequence GTGAACGCCGTGAACGAGTTCCGCAGGACGCGCGCCGCCGACCAGGTGGCCGCGGCCGTGGCCGACACCGCCGAGTTGCTCGAAATCCTCTTCGAGCGAGCCCGCGACGCGTCCCCGAGGCCGCTGTCGCTGTCACAGGTGCGCGCGGTCGTCGCGCTCGACCGCCACGAAGGCTTGAACCTGCGAAGCCTGGCGGCGCTGCTCGGATCCACTCCGCCGCTGGCGAGCCGGCTGTGCGATCGGCTCGAGGCCGTCGGCTTCCTCGAACGGCTCCCGCATGCCCGGAACCGCCGCGAGCTGGTCCTGCGGCTCAGCGACAGCGGCCGCGCCTACCTGCAGGACCTGCGTGCCCGCCGCCGGGAAAGCCTGCACAGCGTCCTCGCCGCGTTGACCGCCGACGAACGAGACGTCCTCGCGAGCGGACTACGTGCGTTCCACGCGGCAGCCAATCGTGACCTCGTCGATGGTGACAACCGCGCGGCGGGGCGGTAG
- a CDS encoding ANTAR domain-containing response regulator — protein MSAHDRDRTSPADDKHVVRRVDEVTGALEQLTGVLDQEEELHVVLQRLCHQVVPAIPGADLASVAVVEEGGPRTVAATSDQAIDIDQAQYDADAGPALDAARTGHVVRVTVSADAVARWPQFADAAGTASVRSYLSAPLYIDKEFSGSLNLYGVDDHGFSELDAALLELYTTAAEAALRQAQRHRSARATTEQLRTALSSRAVIDQAKGILMAARHITADEAFTLLVKKSQHDNVKLSAVAEKVLEQATRPRQ, from the coding sequence ATGTCCGCACACGACAGGGACCGGACATCCCCGGCGGACGACAAGCACGTGGTTCGCCGGGTGGACGAGGTCACTGGTGCGCTGGAACAGCTCACCGGCGTCCTCGACCAGGAAGAGGAGCTGCACGTCGTCCTCCAGCGGCTCTGCCATCAGGTCGTCCCCGCCATCCCCGGCGCCGACCTGGCGAGTGTCGCAGTGGTGGAAGAGGGTGGCCCACGGACCGTCGCGGCCACCTCCGACCAGGCCATCGACATCGACCAGGCCCAATACGACGCCGACGCCGGCCCGGCGCTGGACGCCGCCCGGACCGGCCACGTCGTCCGGGTCACGGTGTCGGCCGACGCCGTGGCCCGCTGGCCGCAGTTCGCCGACGCCGCCGGCACCGCCTCCGTTCGCAGCTACCTGTCCGCGCCGCTGTACATCGACAAGGAGTTCTCCGGCTCGCTCAACCTCTACGGCGTCGACGATCACGGCTTCAGCGAACTGGACGCGGCGCTGCTGGAGCTCTACACCACCGCTGCCGAAGCCGCGCTCCGGCAGGCCCAGCGGCACCGCAGCGCCCGGGCGACCACCGAGCAGCTGCGCACCGCCCTGTCCTCGCGTGCCGTCATCGACCAGGCCAAAGGCATCCTCATGGCGGCCCGGCACATCACCGCCGACGAAGCGTTCACCCTGCTCGTCAAGAAATCCCAGCACGACAACGTCAAACTGAGTGCCGTCGCCGAGAAGGTGCTCGAACAGGCCACGCGGCCACGCCAGTGA
- a CDS encoding SDR family NAD(P)-dependent oxidoreductase, giving the protein MPRSPGRPSRWRSATSGIGLTTAHALAASGARVVFAVRDAARGAAAAAGTPGHTEVRVLDLDSLDSVRAFADGWTGPIDLLINNAGVSMPALSRTADGFEATFGINHLGHFALTTLLLEHITGRIVTVASQAERLARLDFDDLDWRRRPYRQRRAYNDSKLANLLFTAELRRRHPPVAGRPREGRRDPAGRGPPTALPRPVPRRRPAASPRCRIG; this is encoded by the coding sequence GTGCCGCGTTCGCCAGGACGGCCGAGCCGGTGGCGGTCAGCCACCAGCGGCATCGGGCTGACCACGGCACACGCCCTGGCCGCGTCCGGTGCCCGCGTCGTCTTCGCCGTGCGCGACGCCGCAAGAGGCGCCGCGGCCGCGGCGGGCACGCCTGGCCACACCGAAGTCCGCGTCCTCGACCTCGACAGCCTGGACTCCGTGCGCGCCTTCGCCGACGGCTGGACCGGCCCGATCGACCTGCTGATCAACAACGCCGGTGTCTCGATGCCGGCGCTGAGCCGCACCGCCGACGGCTTCGAGGCGACGTTCGGCATCAACCACCTGGGCCACTTCGCGCTGACCACGCTGCTGCTGGAGCACATCACCGGCCGGATCGTGACGGTGGCCTCGCAAGCCGAACGCCTGGCCCGCCTCGACTTCGACGACCTCGACTGGCGCCGGCGGCCCTACCGGCAACGCCGTGCCTATAACGACTCGAAGCTCGCCAACCTGCTGTTCACCGCGGAACTCCGCCGACGACATCCGCCGGTGGCTGGTCGGCCTCGCGAAGGCCGTCGGGACCCCGCCGGACGAGGACCGCCTACAGCGCTACCTCGCCCTGTTCCTCGACGCCGTCCGGCCGCGAGCCCGCGGTGCCGAATAGGCTGA